One window of Stenotrophomonas indicatrix genomic DNA carries:
- a CDS encoding DUF3857 domain-containing protein, whose protein sequence is MLQPVSCALALACLLAAGPALADAAATVAPAVAPPSTGSDAEASNNFSFVRYRADYQVRADAGNVQTETYEILLKTKAAVEQFSQVRLSYSEKMETLDVVNAYTLTADGQRREVPADRIYTQESYSSASAAMYADRKVRVIVFPNLAPGTRLFYQVRRTQLTPYFPGYFGLWETFNVFTQYDDAEVTLSAPANLPMHVDSRGVQGSDRPVVKNGQAQWRWRYQRREPMQAQNWSAAVWEFGPNIMASTYRDWAQMGRAYQLKAGPAAQVTPEIQALADEVTAGISDRRAQADALYRWVAQNIRYVAVYLGNGGLEPNSAQSILDNHYGDCKDHVTILEALLAAKGITSSPVLIGAGGGPTLPKIPLLGRFNHAITYVPEFDLYLDSTSAWARFGQLPDGDLGAPVLHTRDATLARTPANDPQRNATVMDVRFTFDAQGNLRGETVPQLSDNAEIGMRAQFAQLNAQNRARAEESIMAASGFDGRGQLQLQGVPVDLTRPFGYRMAFQAEDYVDFDVAGGMAVPDPPGGESVRGLYASASAPDNETPFYCNASLREETYRLQFPANAPIIAVPRSQRFANAAGEYRVDWSRQGQEVTVHHRLQQNAVRGAEALCQPQDYAAFRALFREVRRGFRGQVLYGKLPGTGG, encoded by the coding sequence ATGCTTCAACCCGTTTCCTGCGCGCTGGCGCTGGCCTGCCTGCTGGCAGCCGGCCCGGCGCTGGCCGATGCCGCCGCGACGGTTGCACCTGCGGTCGCGCCGCCGTCCACCGGCAGCGATGCCGAGGCCAGCAACAACTTCAGCTTCGTCCGCTATCGCGCCGACTACCAGGTGCGTGCCGATGCCGGCAACGTACAGACTGAAACCTACGAGATCCTGCTCAAGACCAAGGCAGCGGTGGAGCAGTTCAGCCAGGTGCGGTTGAGCTACAGCGAGAAGATGGAAACGCTGGACGTGGTCAACGCCTACACGCTGACCGCCGACGGCCAGCGTCGCGAGGTGCCGGCTGACCGCATCTATACTCAGGAAAGCTATTCCAGCGCCTCGGCCGCGATGTATGCCGACCGCAAGGTACGGGTGATCGTGTTCCCCAACCTGGCGCCGGGCACGCGGCTGTTCTATCAGGTGCGGCGCACCCAGCTGACGCCGTACTTCCCGGGCTACTTCGGCCTGTGGGAAACCTTCAATGTGTTCACCCAGTACGACGATGCCGAGGTGACGCTCAGCGCGCCGGCCAACCTGCCGATGCACGTGGACAGCCGTGGCGTGCAGGGCAGTGATCGCCCGGTGGTGAAGAACGGCCAGGCGCAGTGGCGCTGGCGCTACCAGCGCCGCGAGCCGATGCAGGCGCAGAACTGGTCGGCGGCGGTGTGGGAGTTCGGGCCGAACATCATGGCCAGTACCTACCGCGACTGGGCGCAGATGGGTCGCGCCTATCAACTGAAAGCAGGGCCGGCCGCACAGGTCACCCCGGAGATCCAGGCGCTGGCCGATGAAGTCACCGCCGGCATCAGCGACCGTCGCGCGCAGGCGGATGCGCTGTATCGCTGGGTCGCGCAGAACATCCGCTACGTGGCGGTGTACCTGGGCAATGGCGGCCTGGAGCCGAACAGCGCGCAGAGCATCCTCGACAACCACTATGGCGACTGCAAGGACCACGTAACGATCCTCGAGGCGCTGCTGGCGGCCAAGGGCATCACCAGTTCGCCGGTGCTGATCGGTGCCGGCGGTGGGCCAACGCTGCCGAAGATTCCGCTGCTGGGCCGCTTCAACCACGCCATCACCTACGTGCCCGAGTTCGATCTGTACCTGGATTCGACCAGTGCCTGGGCGCGCTTCGGCCAGTTGCCCGATGGCGACCTCGGCGCGCCGGTGCTGCACACCCGCGATGCCACTCTGGCGCGCACACCTGCCAACGACCCGCAGCGCAACGCGACGGTGATGGACGTGCGTTTCACCTTTGACGCGCAGGGCAACCTGCGTGGCGAGACGGTGCCGCAGCTGAGCGACAACGCCGAGATCGGCATGCGCGCGCAGTTCGCCCAGCTCAATGCACAGAACCGGGCGCGCGCTGAAGAATCGATCATGGCCGCGTCCGGTTTCGATGGCCGCGGCCAGCTGCAGCTGCAGGGTGTGCCGGTCGACCTGACCCGGCCGTTCGGCTATCGCATGGCGTTCCAGGCCGAGGACTACGTGGACTTCGATGTGGCCGGCGGCATGGCCGTGCCCGATCCGCCCGGTGGTGAATCGGTGCGCGGGCTGTATGCCAGTGCCTCGGCGCCGGACAACGAGACGCCGTTCTACTGCAATGCCAGCCTGCGCGAGGAAACCTATCGCCTGCAGTTCCCGGCCAATGCCCCGATCATCGCGGTTCCGCGCAGCCAGCGGTTTGCCAATGCGGCCGGCGAGTACCGGGTCGACTGGAGCCGGCAGGGCCAGGAAGTGACCGTGCATCACCGCCTGCAGCAGAACGCGGTGCGCGGCGCCGAGGCGCTGTGCCAGCCGCAGGACTATGCCGCGTTCCGCGCACTGTTCCGCGAGGTACGCCGCGGCTTCCGTGGCCAGGTGCTGTACGGCAAGCTGCCGGGCACTGGTGGCTGA
- a CDS encoding N-acetylmuramoyl-L-alanine amidase, translated as MLDRFQLARSKSANLAVTASVDLVRQVLVIDLDRRILDGEDDHSFEDIEQRIRTALAAYALQAGAGEVVTEIVYGGKPYSHYFQRDLQFRQGVAPLGNSVLVSASHGLVSIHPGREWEFQRPLSHGIREDLITPGYAEELQTFLQDRGSASVYRARRNTGDLHPDSMRPWSEMSARYHLMNLLPDRTDIWHHFANSTERDREVKDDIRSRPYYANHLAVEGMLSLHTNASDSPSARGTRAYYHANKQADRELGDMALCYMHELITAQDAYTEFPVAAKSEAARHGENGFAHMPSVVIEMAFHTNAEDAAALLDPVFRTASMKGVEKGYRLFREGKGCVPLKAEPIQGIQLPQGSSQQVDVAFEGYPQYPIELVTTNVGCPPGWTCSDGKVHITTPDDKPSQITLRCENAGSAPILWDTRVVDADGVKSPSVRHVVQCIRTSRGSNGAPISPAGVEPATAG; from the coding sequence ATGCTTGACCGCTTCCAGCTGGCACGCTCCAAGTCGGCCAACCTTGCCGTGACGGCGTCGGTTGATCTGGTGCGGCAGGTACTGGTCATTGATCTGGATCGGCGGATTCTGGATGGCGAAGACGATCACTCGTTTGAGGATATCGAGCAGCGGATCAGGACTGCGCTGGCAGCTTATGCACTGCAGGCTGGTGCGGGGGAAGTAGTGACCGAGATCGTCTACGGGGGGAAGCCTTACTCGCACTACTTTCAGCGCGACTTACAGTTCAGGCAGGGGGTGGCGCCATTAGGAAACTCGGTACTTGTGTCAGCCAGTCATGGCCTGGTGAGCATTCATCCCGGCCGGGAGTGGGAATTCCAGCGTCCGCTCAGTCACGGCATTCGAGAGGATCTCATCACTCCCGGGTACGCGGAGGAGCTGCAGACCTTCCTTCAGGACAGGGGTTCGGCGTCAGTGTATCGGGCTCGCCGCAATACGGGCGATCTTCACCCGGATTCGATGAGGCCGTGGAGTGAGATGTCCGCACGCTATCATCTTATGAACCTGCTCCCTGACCGCACCGACATCTGGCATCACTTTGCCAACAGTACGGAGAGGGATAGGGAGGTAAAAGACGACATCAGGTCGCGGCCTTACTACGCCAATCATCTGGCGGTGGAGGGCATGCTCAGCCTTCATACCAATGCAAGCGACTCACCCTCTGCCCGAGGCACGCGAGCGTACTACCACGCAAACAAGCAAGCAGATCGTGAATTGGGCGATATGGCGCTGTGCTATATGCATGAACTCATTACTGCGCAGGACGCATACACAGAGTTTCCAGTTGCGGCAAAGTCAGAGGCCGCCCGCCATGGCGAGAACGGGTTCGCACACATGCCCTCGGTTGTGATCGAGATGGCGTTCCACACAAATGCTGAAGACGCAGCCGCCTTGCTGGATCCAGTGTTCCGCACTGCCTCCATGAAGGGAGTCGAGAAGGGCTACCGGCTCTTCCGCGAAGGCAAGGGCTGCGTTCCGTTGAAGGCCGAGCCCATCCAGGGAATCCAGTTGCCCCAGGGAAGCTCACAGCAGGTTGATGTCGCCTTCGAGGGCTATCCGCAGTACCCCATCGAACTGGTCACCACGAACGTGGGCTGCCCGCCCGGATGGACCTGTAGCGACGGAAAGGTTCACATCACTACCCCCGACGACAAACCCAGCCAGATCACCCTGCGGTGCGAGAACGCCGGGAGTGCGCCAATTCTGTGGGATACGCGGGTCGTGGACGCCGATGGCGTGAAATCGCCGTCTGTGCGCCACGTCGTGCAGTGCATCCGAACGTCGCGCGGATCGAATGGGGCTCCGATCAGCCCTGCCGGTGTGGAGCCCGCGACGGCAGGTTGA
- a CDS encoding GNAT family N-acetyltransferase, translating into MPTARFLDSLQPVPATDWDSLHDGRNPFVSHAFLAGLETYGCLREDWGWQPQHFTLWDGHTLVGAVPGYLKTNSHGEFVFDHAWANAYARHGRDYYPKWLGAVPYSPVTGPRLLARDDSQRTMLLTALREQMPALGVSSAHINFHTAADETAFGDDWLLREDIQFQWQNPGDWSTFEQFLDAMNHKHRKNIRQERAKVTRQGISFRVVHGDEASRADLQAMYRFYLQTFLEYGNAPALTEAFLRHLAISLGRGLVLFLAEQDGEPIAGALCLRGGDTLYGRYWGGATLPGLHFEACYYQSIEYCLRERIARFEPGAQGEHKLARGFLPTIVRSRHWVADADFAEALQDWCRQERRDVRRYQQELQGHGPFRAEP; encoded by the coding sequence ATGCCCACCGCCCGCTTCCTCGACTCCCTGCAGCCCGTTCCCGCCACCGACTGGGATAGCCTGCACGATGGCCGCAACCCGTTCGTCAGCCACGCATTCCTTGCCGGCCTGGAAACCTACGGCTGCCTGCGCGAGGACTGGGGTTGGCAGCCGCAGCACTTCACCCTGTGGGACGGCCACACCCTGGTCGGCGCCGTTCCCGGCTACCTGAAGACCAATTCCCACGGTGAGTTCGTGTTCGACCACGCCTGGGCCAATGCCTATGCGCGGCACGGACGCGACTACTACCCGAAGTGGCTCGGCGCGGTGCCGTACTCGCCGGTGACCGGCCCGCGCCTGCTGGCCCGTGACGATTCGCAGCGCACCATGCTGTTGACGGCACTGCGCGAACAGATGCCCGCACTCGGCGTGTCGTCGGCACACATCAATTTCCACACGGCAGCTGACGAGACCGCCTTCGGCGACGACTGGCTGCTGCGCGAGGACATCCAGTTCCAATGGCAGAACCCGGGCGACTGGAGCACGTTCGAGCAGTTCCTCGACGCCATGAACCACAAGCACCGCAAGAACATCCGCCAGGAGCGGGCCAAGGTCACCCGACAGGGCATCAGCTTCCGGGTGGTGCATGGCGACGAAGCGAGCCGCGCCGATCTGCAAGCCATGTACCGCTTCTACCTGCAGACCTTCCTGGAATACGGCAACGCGCCAGCGCTGACCGAAGCGTTCCTGCGCCACTTGGCGATTTCACTGGGCCGAGGGCTGGTGCTGTTCCTGGCCGAACAGGACGGCGAACCCATTGCCGGTGCGCTGTGCCTGCGTGGTGGCGACACGCTCTACGGCCGTTACTGGGGCGGCGCCACCCTGCCCGGCCTGCACTTCGAGGCCTGCTACTACCAGAGCATCGAATACTGCCTGCGCGAGCGGATAGCCCGCTTCGAGCCGGGCGCGCAGGGTGAGCACAAGCTGGCACGCGGCTTCCTGCCCACCATCGTGCGCAGCCGGCACTGGGTAGCCGACGCGGACTTCGCCGAGGCACTGCAGGACTGGTGCCGACAGGAGCGACGCGATGTGCGGCGCTACCAGCAGGAGCTGCAGGGGCATGGCCCGTTTCGTGCGGAACCGTAG
- the lolA gene encoding outer membrane lipoprotein chaperone LolA translates to MNLRLRRFLATTTLAVACAAAGSAWAGARDDLKTFTTGLKGLDGQFSQQVFDSRGKVKESTSGRVALSAPRLFRWEYVRPHEQLIVADGKKVWMFEPDLEQATVREQGKEEQNSPLTALINPALLEQQYDVSEEAAQRDGLQWLSLSPKRETEASFQYAALGFNAQGLAKMEITDAVGQRTVISFSGWKRNPSFAANTFRFTPPAGTDVIGN, encoded by the coding sequence ATGAACCTTCGCCTCCGCCGTTTCCTCGCCACCACCACCCTGGCCGTGGCCTGCGCCGCTGCCGGCAGCGCCTGGGCCGGCGCCCGTGATGACCTGAAGACTTTCACCACCGGCCTGAAGGGCCTGGATGGGCAGTTCAGCCAGCAGGTGTTCGACAGCCGTGGCAAGGTCAAGGAATCCACCAGCGGCCGCGTCGCCCTGTCGGCACCGCGCCTGTTCCGCTGGGAATACGTGCGCCCGCACGAGCAGCTGATCGTGGCTGATGGCAAGAAGGTGTGGATGTTCGAGCCGGACCTGGAGCAGGCGACCGTGCGCGAGCAGGGCAAGGAAGAGCAGAACAGCCCGCTGACCGCGCTGATCAACCCGGCACTGCTGGAGCAGCAGTACGACGTCAGCGAAGAGGCCGCGCAGCGCGACGGCCTGCAGTGGCTGTCGCTGTCGCCGAAGCGCGAGACCGAAGCCAGCTTCCAGTACGCCGCGCTCGGCTTCAATGCCCAGGGTCTGGCGAAGATGGAGATTACCGACGCCGTCGGCCAGCGCACCGTGATCAGCTTCAGCGGCTGGAAGCGCAACCCCAGCTTCGCCGCCAACACCTTCCGCTTCACCCCGCCGGCCGGCACCGACGTCATCGGCAACTGA
- a CDS encoding DNA translocase FtsK: MAKQVPERSKSDDKKASRRSAAAATTDNPRRQRLWRDLGLIAIAPALLYLAASLFTYSATDPGWSHTGSVVAPVHNMGGRAGAWIADVLLQLFGYIAFLLPVVLGALAWIAMFGLKRESKGENDLDPALRLVGLVGFLIAGTGFLHVRLFSGDVSHAGGILGKLVGNSLSVGFGALGANLFVLVLLLASITLATGLSWFVVMEKIGRGVMSLAPLLERKKEQATEWQQTRVMREERQEVRKADAEVRAKREPVKIEPRPEPVIEKSDRAKRDNQIPMFRGVNGDGSDLPPLALLDDPKPQPVGYDKDTLDALSRQIEFKLKDFRIDAQVVGANPGPVITRFEIEPAPGIKVSQISSLDKDIARGLSVKSVRVVDVIPGKSVIGLEIPNVTREMIYLSELLRSKEYDKSASSLTLALGKDIAGRSTVADLARMPHLLVAGTTGSGKSVAVNAMVLSLLFKASPKDLRMLMIDPKMLELSVYQGIPHLLAPVVTDMKEAANGLRWCVAEMERRYKLMSAVGVRNLAGFNKKVKDAQDAGQPMMDPLFKPNPELGEAPRPLETLPFIVIFIDEFADMMMIVGKKVEELIARLAQKARAAGIHLILATQRPSVDVITGLIKANIPTRIAFQVSSKIDSRTILDQSGAETLLGHGDMLYLPPGTAMPERVHGAFVSDEEVHRVVEHLKAMGPADYVDGVLDEVQTMGDGVVVGATGLPETSSGGGDESDPLYDEALRVVTETRRASISGVQRRLKIGYNRAARLIEAMEAAGVVSSPEHNGDRTVLAPPPPK; encoded by the coding sequence GTGGCGAAGCAGGTCCCCGAACGCTCCAAGTCCGACGACAAAAAGGCATCGCGTCGCTCGGCGGCGGCGGCCACGACCGACAATCCACGCCGTCAGCGCCTCTGGCGCGACCTGGGTCTGATCGCCATCGCGCCGGCGCTGCTGTATCTGGCTGCCAGCCTTTTCACCTATTCAGCCACCGATCCGGGCTGGTCGCACACCGGCAGCGTGGTCGCGCCGGTACACAACATGGGCGGCCGCGCGGGTGCGTGGATTGCCGACGTGCTGCTGCAGCTGTTCGGCTACATCGCCTTCCTGCTGCCGGTGGTGCTGGGCGCGCTGGCCTGGATCGCGATGTTCGGCCTCAAGCGCGAGAGCAAGGGCGAGAACGATCTGGACCCCGCATTGCGGCTGGTCGGCCTGGTCGGCTTCCTGATCGCCGGCACCGGTTTCCTGCACGTGCGCCTGTTCAGTGGCGACGTCTCCCATGCCGGCGGCATTCTCGGCAAGCTGGTCGGCAATTCGCTCAGTGTGGGCTTCGGCGCGCTGGGTGCGAACCTGTTCGTGCTGGTGCTGCTGCTGGCCTCGATCACCTTGGCCACAGGCCTGTCCTGGTTCGTGGTGATGGAGAAGATCGGTCGCGGCGTGATGTCACTGGCGCCGTTGCTGGAGCGCAAGAAGGAGCAGGCCACCGAGTGGCAGCAGACCCGCGTGATGCGCGAGGAGCGCCAGGAAGTGCGCAAGGCCGATGCCGAAGTGCGCGCCAAGCGCGAACCGGTGAAGATCGAACCGCGCCCCGAGCCGGTGATCGAAAAAAGTGATCGGGCCAAGCGCGACAATCAGATCCCGATGTTCCGTGGCGTCAACGGCGACGGCTCGGACCTGCCGCCGCTGGCCCTGCTGGATGATCCCAAGCCGCAGCCCGTGGGCTATGACAAGGACACCCTCGACGCGCTGTCGCGGCAGATCGAATTCAAGCTCAAGGATTTCCGCATCGATGCACAGGTGGTCGGCGCCAACCCCGGCCCGGTCATCACCCGCTTCGAGATCGAGCCGGCGCCGGGCATCAAGGTCAGCCAGATCAGTTCGCTGGACAAGGACATCGCCCGCGGCCTGTCGGTCAAGTCGGTGCGTGTGGTCGATGTGATCCCGGGCAAGTCGGTGATCGGCCTGGAAATCCCCAACGTCACCCGCGAGATGATCTACCTGTCCGAGTTGCTGCGCTCGAAGGAGTACGACAAGTCGGCCAGTTCGCTGACCCTCGCGCTGGGCAAGGACATCGCCGGCCGCTCGACCGTGGCCGACCTGGCGCGCATGCCGCACCTGCTGGTCGCCGGTACCACCGGCTCGGGCAAGTCGGTGGCGGTCAACGCGATGGTGCTGAGCCTGCTGTTCAAGGCGTCGCCGAAAGACCTGCGGATGCTGATGATCGACCCGAAGATGCTCGAACTGAGCGTCTACCAGGGCATCCCGCACCTGCTGGCGCCGGTGGTCACCGACATGAAGGAGGCCGCCAACGGCCTGCGCTGGTGCGTGGCCGAGATGGAGCGCCGCTACAAGCTGATGAGCGCGGTAGGCGTGCGCAACCTGGCCGGCTTCAACAAGAAGGTGAAGGACGCGCAGGACGCTGGCCAGCCGATGATGGACCCGCTGTTCAAGCCGAATCCGGAGCTGGGCGAGGCGCCGCGGCCGCTGGAGACGCTGCCGTTCATCGTCATCTTCATCGACGAATTCGCCGACATGATGATGATCGTCGGCAAGAAGGTCGAAGAGCTGATCGCGCGCCTCGCGCAGAAGGCGCGTGCGGCCGGCATCCACCTGATCCTGGCCACCCAGCGCCCGTCTGTGGACGTCATCACCGGCCTGATCAAGGCCAACATTCCCACCCGCATCGCCTTCCAGGTCAGCTCGAAGATCGATTCGCGCACCATCCTCGACCAGTCCGGCGCGGAGACGCTGCTCGGTCACGGCGACATGCTGTATCTACCACCCGGCACGGCGATGCCCGAGCGTGTTCACGGCGCCTTCGTGTCCGATGAGGAAGTGCATCGCGTGGTCGAGCACCTCAAGGCAATGGGGCCGGCCGACTATGTCGACGGCGTGCTGGACGAAGTGCAGACGATGGGCGATGGCGTGGTGGTCGGTGCGACCGGCCTGCCGGAGACCAGTTCCGGTGGCGGCGATGAGTCCGACCCGCTGTACGACGAAGCACTGCGCGTGGTCACCGAGACCCGTCGCGCTTCGATTTCCGGCGTGCAGCGTCGCCTGAAGATCGGCTACAACCGCGCGGCGCGACTGATCGAGGCCATGGAAGCGGCCGGTGTGGTCAGTTCGCCCGAACACAACGGTGACCGCACGGTGCTGGCACCGCCGCCGCCGAAGTAA
- the trxB gene encoding thioredoxin-disulfide reductase, which translates to MSTSLPSRHQRLVILGSGPAGWTAAVYAARANLKPVVITGLQQGGQLMTTTEVDNWPGDAHGLMGPDLMARMQAHAERFETEVIFDHIHTADLSQRPFKLIGDSHEYTCDALIISTGATAKYLGIPTEDEFKGRGVSACATCDGFFYRDQDVVVVGGGNTAVEEALYLSNIARKVYLVHRRDTLKAEKIMQDKLFAKVEAGKIETVWHHQVEEVLGNEAGVTGVRVKSTLDGSTRDIDAHGFFVAIGHHPNTQLFDGQLTMNNGYLEIRSGLGGNATQTSVEGVFAAGDVADQHYRQAITSAGFGCMAALDAERYLDAQGKAS; encoded by the coding sequence ATGAGCACCAGCCTGCCCTCCCGCCACCAGCGTCTTGTCATCCTCGGTTCCGGCCCGGCCGGTTGGACCGCTGCCGTCTACGCTGCCCGCGCCAACCTGAAGCCGGTCGTCATCACCGGCCTGCAGCAGGGTGGCCAGCTGATGACCACCACCGAAGTGGACAACTGGCCGGGTGACGCCCACGGCCTGATGGGCCCGGACCTGATGGCGCGCATGCAGGCCCACGCCGAGCGCTTCGAGACCGAGGTCATCTTCGACCACATCCACACGGCGGATCTGTCGCAGCGCCCGTTCAAGCTGATCGGCGACAGCCACGAGTACACCTGTGACGCCCTGATCATCTCCACCGGCGCGACCGCCAAGTACCTGGGCATCCCGACCGAAGACGAGTTCAAGGGCCGCGGCGTCTCCGCCTGCGCCACCTGCGACGGCTTCTTCTACCGTGACCAGGACGTGGTCGTGGTTGGCGGCGGCAACACCGCCGTGGAAGAAGCGCTGTACCTGTCCAACATCGCCCGCAAGGTCTACCTGGTCCACCGCCGCGACACCCTGAAGGCGGAAAAGATCATGCAGGACAAGCTGTTCGCCAAGGTTGAAGCCGGCAAGATCGAAACTGTCTGGCACCACCAGGTGGAGGAAGTGCTGGGCAACGAGGCCGGCGTGACCGGCGTGCGCGTGAAGTCGACCCTGGACGGCAGCACCCGCGACATCGACGCACACGGCTTCTTTGTGGCCATCGGCCACCACCCGAACACCCAGCTGTTCGACGGCCAGCTGACCATGAACAACGGTTACCTGGAAATCCGTTCGGGCCTGGGCGGCAACGCCACCCAGACCTCGGTGGAAGGCGTGTTCGCCGCCGGCGACGTGGCCGACCAGCACTACCGCCAGGCGATCACCTCGGCCGGCTTCGGCTGCATGGCTGCACTGGACGCAGAGCGTTACCTGGATGCACAGGGCAAGGCCAGCTGA